In Tamandua tetradactyla isolate mTamTet1 chromosome 7, mTamTet1.pri, whole genome shotgun sequence, the following are encoded in one genomic region:
- the LOC143690059 gene encoding olfactory receptor 6C68-like, with translation MRNGTITTFILLGLTDDPQLQVLIFIFLFLTYMLSVNGNLTIITLTFVGSHLKTPMYFFLQNFSFLEISFTSACVPRYLYSIATGDNIMTYNACMAQIFFTDFFAVTEFFLLAAMSYDRYVAICKPLHYVTIMSKTVCRSLIICCWMVALCVIIPPLSLDLKLEFCDSNIIDHFICDSFPLVKIACSDTRFVEHTVITCAVLTLILTLTCVVLSYAYIIRTIFRFPSVQQRKKAFSTCSSHMIVVSITYGTCIFIYMNPTAKEEVAINKVVSLIISSISPVLNPFIYTLRNNQVKKAFMDSIKRITLFTDK, from the coding sequence ATGAGAAACGGTACAATAACCACATTCATTCTGCTGGGACTCACTGATGACCCTCAGTTGCAGgttctgatttttatatttctatttctcaccTACATGTTGAGTGTGAATGGAAACCTGACCATCATCACACTCACCTTTGTGGGTTCCCATCTTAAaacacccatgtactttttcttaCAAAATTTCTCTTTCTTAGAAATATCCTTCACATCTGCATGTGTTCCTAGGTACTTATACAGCATAGCAACGGGTGACAATATCATGACCTATAATGCTTGTATGGcccaaatattttttactgaCTTCTTTGCAGTAACAGAATTTTTTCTCCTTGCTGCCatgtcctatgaccgctatgtggccatctgcaaacCCCTGCATTATGTGACCATCATGAGCAAAACAGTCTGCAGGAGTCTCATCATCTGTTGTTGGATGGTTGCTTTATGTGTAATAATCCCACCACTTAGCCTGGATCTAAAATTGGAATTTTGTGACTCTAACATCATTGACCATTTTATCTGTGATTCTTTTCCTCTAGTGAAAATTGCATGCTCAGACACACGGTTCGTGGAACACACAGTTATAACCTGTGCTGTATTGACCCTGATTCTGACTCTCACTTGTGTAGTTCTGTCCTATGCTTACATTATCAGGACAATTTTTAGGTTCCCCTCTGTCCAGCAAAGGAAGAAAGCCTTTTCAACCTGTTCCTCCCACATGATTGTGGTTTCCATCACTTATGGCACGTGCATTTTCATCTATATGAATCCTACTGCAAAGGAAGAAGTGGCCATTAATAAAGTGGTTTCACTGATCATTTCTTCTATTTCACCTGTATTGAACCCCTTTATTTATACCTTGAGAAACAATCAAGTTAAGAAAGC